The DNA window CGTTTGACGTCCGCGAACGCGGAGTCGAACCCCCATCCGTCCGCGGGGCTATCCGTCGCGTCCCCGCCGTCACCCCTCTCGTTGTTCGGTTCTGACATGCGTCCCCCTTCCGAAGGTCACCGGCCGTTTCGGTCGGAGTGACTTAAATTCGTGCGGACGTTCATGTTCTGTCCACCGACAGGAGGATGCCGGCGAAGACGAAGCAGAAGACGACGCCGAGGGGTATCGGGACGCCGGGGAACCCCCGCGTCCACAGGAGGACGGTGGCGACGGAGAGGACGACGCCCGTCAGACCGAGGAGTCCGCCGAGGAGGCGAACCGGGTCGACCGGCCCCGCCTCGACGGCGTCCTCGCGGGCGTAGTAGAGTGCGGCGAACCCGACGGCCGCCGCGAGAACGGCGGCGCCGACGGCCCACGCCTGATAGGCGACTGCTATCGTCTGTCCCGACTGGAACGCGACGGCCGAGAGGGGGTCCGAAATCCTGACCGCGTCGGCGAACGGGACGCCGAAGGCGTACCGAATCTGAAAGAACGGGAATCGAACGAACAGGACGGACCCGCCGGAGACGGCGGACGAATACGTCACGTTCCACGGGATGAGCGCCGTCAACCACGCGGATACGACTGCGAGTGCTCCGGCGTGTTCGGAGCGTACCCAGACCATACCCGAGGCGAACAGTCGAAGGGGTAAAACCTACCGACTGTCGTCGCCCGCAACGCGTGCCGACCGTCGGCCCAGAAACGTGGATAGGCGTTACGTTCATACGCGGTGGCACCCAACTTCTAGTAACGGAATGAGGCGTGATTACTTCCAGTTGGACGTCGAAAACATCGACTGGGTCGAGACGGACGGGGACGCCGAAAAGCCGCTTGTGCGAATCGACTTCCGGGGTCCGGAAGGGTCGCTTCGGGAGCGTCTGACCGGGACCGAGGAGTCGGTGCTCGAAGCCGAGGAGACGGACGTGGCCTACCGCCTTCAAGACGGTATCGACGACCCGTCGGCGACGGGCGTCGTGAGCGTCACGAACCGAATCACCGGGGATTTCGTGCTCGAACTGAACGAAGACGCCGACGACGTACTCCGGTTCATCCGCGCGGCGCGGGAGTACGGCCAGTACGCCGCCGACCCAGACGAGGGACGCTATCGGGTCGAAATCAGCGTCGAGGGTGAACACCTCGTCTCCTACGAGAAACAGACGTTTCTGGTGTACGACAAAGAGGGGAACCTCCTCCGCGGCCAGAGTCTCATCCCCTCCGGCGTCGAACTCTGAGGGCGACGCCGCCGGGTGGCGGACCGACGGGGGTCTCTCGACGGCCGACCGAACCGCATTCGGCAGTATCGCGAGGAATCACACGACCTATTACGCCGCCGTCGCTACGTCTGCTTCGTGGAGAACGTAACCGACCGCACGAGCAACCCCTTCGGCATGCGACCGGCGTGCGACCGGTTCGTTCCGGGGTACGGAGACGCGAACGCGAACTTCCACGTCGTCGGCGACCATCCCGGCGTCCACGGCGGAGAGGTCACGGGCGTCCCGTTCACCAACGAACCCGGGATACGACTGCAGGCCGCACTCGCGGAGGCGGGACTCCTCGATTCGACCGGCGACGAACCGGACGTTCGGGAGTCTTTCTTCTCGTATCTGCACATGTGCGTCGCCGACGGAACGCCGACGCAGGCGGAGTACGACGACATGGAGCGATTCTTCGACGCCGAACTCCGCGCGATAGCCGCGCACGTCCTCCTGCCCGTGGGTGCCCGCGCGACGGCGCACGTCCTGCA is part of the Halopelagius longus genome and encodes:
- a CDS encoding DUF7549 family protein, whose amino-acid sequence is MVWVRSEHAGALAVVSAWLTALIPWNVTYSSAVSGGSVLFVRFPFFQIRYAFGVPFADAVRISDPLSAVAFQSGQTIAVAYQAWAVGAAVLAAAVGFAALYYAREDAVEAGPVDPVRLLGGLLGLTGVVLSVATVLLWTRGFPGVPIPLGVVFCFVFAGILLSVDRT
- a CDS encoding DUF5793 family protein — translated: MRRDYFQLDVENIDWVETDGDAEKPLVRIDFRGPEGSLRERLTGTEESVLEAEETDVAYRLQDGIDDPSATGVVSVTNRITGDFVLELNEDADDVLRFIRAAREYGQYAADPDEGRYRVEISVEGEHLVSYEKQTFLVYDKEGNLLRGQSLIPSGVEL
- a CDS encoding uracil-DNA glycosylase family protein, producing the protein MENVTDRTSNPFGMRPACDRFVPGYGDANANFHVVGDHPGVHGGEVTGVPFTNEPGIRLQAALAEAGLLDSTGDEPDVRESFFSYLHMCVADGTPTQAEYDDMERFFDAELRAIAAHVLLPVGARATAHVLQNYTAQAWKTEIEMEALHGEEIRGSGFLVYPIKDPAEWDETHHDRLVDSLLELQSTDYRREADLGRFEAGNDPYLVR